A window from Scleropages formosus chromosome 17, fSclFor1.1, whole genome shotgun sequence encodes these proteins:
- the LOC108937961 gene encoding Golgi-associated plant pathogenesis-related protein 1-like isoform X2 translates to MKRFSGPVKFLKAIYSKAAKKMHCRPQLALVKPKPRPLSGPPPGFHLLTDLWLAYQDRNCRDLHLHLHLVRTIPQYTARCDASFKKEFLDAHNAYRRKHSAPGLTLSRELCSSAQEWADQLLAMKTMQHSSTKHGENLYYAWSSTPKKLTGKEAVDNWYNEIKDYDFSNPGFHSNTGHFTQVVWKDTKEVGVGVATDGQTVFVVGQYSPAGNISNDGFFEKNVLPAE, encoded by the exons ATGAAAAGATTCTCCGGACCTGTCAAATTCCTAAAAGCAATTTATTCcaaagcagcaaagaaaatgcattgtAGACCACAacttgcattggttaaaccaaag CCTAGACCGTTGTCTGGACCACCACCTGGTTTCCACCTTCTCACTGATTTGTGGCTGGCCTATCAAGACAGGAACTGTCGagatctccatctccatctccatctcgtCAGGACAATACCACAGTACACAGCTCGTTGTG ATGCCAGCTTCAAGAAGGAGTTCCTGGATGCCCACAATGCGTATCGCCGGAAGCACAGCGCTCCGGGCTTGACCTTGAGCAGGGAGCTCTGCTCCTCCGCCCAGGAGTGGGCCGACCAGCTCCTCGCAATGAAGACcatgcagcacagcagcaccaaGCACGGCGAGAACCTCTACTACGCCTGGAGCTCCACCCCCAAGAAGCTGACGG GGAAGGAGGCAGTGGACAACTGGTACAACGAGATCAAGGACTACGACTTCAGCAACCCTGGGTTCCACTCCAACACAG GGCACTTCACCCAGGTCGTGTGGAAGGACACGAAGGAAGTTGGAGTTGGGGTCGCCACTGATGGCCAGACTGTTTTCGTGGTGGGCCAGTATAGCCCTGCGGGGAACATCTCCAACGACGGCTTCTTCGAGAAGAACGTGCTGCCAGCAG AATAA
- the LOC108937961 gene encoding Golgi-associated plant pathogenesis-related protein 1-like isoform X1, with protein MKRFSGPVKFLKAIYSKAAKKMHCRPQLALVKPKPRPLSGPPPGFHLLTDLWLAYQDRNCRDLHLHLHLVRTIPQYTARCDASFKKEFLDAHNAYRRKHSAPGLTLSRELCSSAQEWADQLLAMKTMQHSSTKHGENLYYAWSSTPKKLTGKEAVDNWYNEIKDYDFSNPGFHSNTGHFTQVVWKDTKEVGVGVATDGQTVFVVGQYSPAGNISNDGFFEKNVLPAAE; from the exons ATGAAAAGATTCTCCGGACCTGTCAAATTCCTAAAAGCAATTTATTCcaaagcagcaaagaaaatgcattgtAGACCACAacttgcattggttaaaccaaag CCTAGACCGTTGTCTGGACCACCACCTGGTTTCCACCTTCTCACTGATTTGTGGCTGGCCTATCAAGACAGGAACTGTCGagatctccatctccatctccatctcgtCAGGACAATACCACAGTACACAGCTCGTTGTG ATGCCAGCTTCAAGAAGGAGTTCCTGGATGCCCACAATGCGTATCGCCGGAAGCACAGCGCTCCGGGCTTGACCTTGAGCAGGGAGCTCTGCTCCTCCGCCCAGGAGTGGGCCGACCAGCTCCTCGCAATGAAGACcatgcagcacagcagcaccaaGCACGGCGAGAACCTCTACTACGCCTGGAGCTCCACCCCCAAGAAGCTGACGG GGAAGGAGGCAGTGGACAACTGGTACAACGAGATCAAGGACTACGACTTCAGCAACCCTGGGTTCCACTCCAACACAG GGCACTTCACCCAGGTCGTGTGGAAGGACACGAAGGAAGTTGGAGTTGGGGTCGCCACTGATGGCCAGACTGTTTTCGTGGTGGGCCAGTATAGCCCTGCGGGGAACATCTCCAACGACGGCTTCTTCGAGAAGAACGTGCTGCCAGCAG CAGAATAA
- the LOC108937961 gene encoding Golgi-associated plant pathogenesis-related protein 1-like isoform X3: MADASFKKEFLDAHNAYRRKHSAPGLTLSRELCSSAQEWADQLLAMKTMQHSSTKHGENLYYAWSSTPKKLTGKEAVDNWYNEIKDYDFSNPGFHSNTGHFTQVVWKDTKEVGVGVATDGQTVFVVGQYSPAGNISNDGFFEKNVLPAAE, translated from the exons atggcAG ATGCCAGCTTCAAGAAGGAGTTCCTGGATGCCCACAATGCGTATCGCCGGAAGCACAGCGCTCCGGGCTTGACCTTGAGCAGGGAGCTCTGCTCCTCCGCCCAGGAGTGGGCCGACCAGCTCCTCGCAATGAAGACcatgcagcacagcagcaccaaGCACGGCGAGAACCTCTACTACGCCTGGAGCTCCACCCCCAAGAAGCTGACGG GGAAGGAGGCAGTGGACAACTGGTACAACGAGATCAAGGACTACGACTTCAGCAACCCTGGGTTCCACTCCAACACAG GGCACTTCACCCAGGTCGTGTGGAAGGACACGAAGGAAGTTGGAGTTGGGGTCGCCACTGATGGCCAGACTGTTTTCGTGGTGGGCCAGTATAGCCCTGCGGGGAACATCTCCAACGACGGCTTCTTCGAGAAGAACGTGCTGCCAGCAG CAGAATAA
- the LOC108938037 gene encoding folylpolyglutamate synthase, mitochondrial-like, whose amino-acid sequence MAHPLRSLRVHAARPRASVRRVFLAARILSLSTKAARAHRMEYQDAVRALNSLQTNASALEHTCEGRSQPQVQLQAMRDFLRRSGLTVEDLDSLNIIHVAGTKGKGSTCAFTERILRNYGFRTGFYSSPHLVQVRERVRIDGQPIGKELFTKYFWSVYGQLDESKDAYGGSMPSYFRFLTLLAFHVFLQEKVDVAVIEVGIGGAYDCTNIIRKPWVCGISSLGIDHTSILGDTIEKIAWQKAGILKPGVPAFTVAQPPGPMVVLRERAREIGCPLLVCPELDEYESPGPPLRLGLAGHHQRSNATLALQLCRNWLQRRGILVRDNQWPLPSADSAVVSMATVFHPSAKMMKGLAETEWPGRSHTIRHGPLTYFLDGAHTTGSVLACVRWFRKEAATLERTVGGPVVRVLLFNATGERDSGALLKLLWPCHFDFAVFCPNLTESVASCSIDQQNFNVTLENMLTRCLDSQSSWRTLSGRGGRLADDQLVFQNQLPLVAEQRTDSLVFPCILSALQWISQGRDPVLGVPDQRVAAVQPGVAARAQALQEAASIQVLITGSLYLVGGALTHLVPSLAS is encoded by the exons ATGGCGCACCCGCTGCGCTCGCTCCGTGTCCACGCAGCTCGTCCTCGCGCCAGTGTCCGACGCGTGTTTTTAGCCGCGAGGATCCTGAGCCTGAGCACGAAAGCCGCGCGAGCGCACAGGATGGAGTACCAG gatGCCGTGCGCGCGCTCAATTCGCTGCAGACCAACGCGAGCGCGCTTGAGCACACGTGTGAGGGGCGGAGCCAGCCGCAGGTCCAGCTGCAGGCCATGCGGGACTTCCTGCGGCGATCCGGACTCACG GTGGAGGACCTTGACAGCCTCAACATCATTCACGTGGCAGGAACAAAGGGAAAG GGTTCCACGTGTGCTTTTACTGAGAGGATCCTCAGGAATTATGGGTTCCGCACTGGATTTTACAG TTCCCCCCATCTCGTACAAGTGAGGGAGCGGGTTCGAATTGACGGGCAGCCAATCGGCAAGGAGCTCTTCACCAAATATTTCTGGAGTGTTTACGGCCAACTGGACGAGTCCAAG GATGCCTATGGTGGCAGCATGCCTTCCTACTTCCGCTTCCTCACCCTGCTGGCCTTCCATGTCTTCCTTCAAGAGAAG GTTGATGTGGCGGTGATTGAAGTTGGGATCGGCGGTGCTTATGACTGCACAAATATAATCAG GAAGCCGTGGGTTTGTGGAATCTCATCTCTGGGCATCGACCACACTAGTATCCTAGGAGATACCATTGAGAAAATAGCCTGGCAGAAAGCTGGCATTCTtaag CCTGGAGTCCCAGCCTTCACAGTGGCGCAGCCCCCCGGGCCCATGGTGGTACTGCGGGAAAGAGCTCGGGAAATCGGG TGTCCCCTCCTCGTGTGTCCCGAGCTGGACGAGTACGAGTCTCCAGGGCCGCCGCTGCGTCTGGGCCTGGCCGGACACCACCAGCGCTCCAACGCCACCCTTGCCCTCCAGCTGTGTCGTAACTGGCTGCAGCGCCGCGGCATTCTGG tcCGAGATAACCAGTGGCCTTTGCCCTCAGCTGATAGTGCtgtggtctccatggcaaccgtgTTCCATCCCAGCGCCAAGATGATGAAAG GGCTGGCGGAGACGGAATGGCCCGGACGTAGCCACACCATCAGGCACGGCCCGCTCACCTACTTCCTGGACGGAGCTCACACCACGGGCAGCGTGTTGGCCTGCGTGCGCTGGTTCCGCAAGGAGGCTGCCACATTGGAGAGGACAGTGGG GGGTCCAGTGGTGCGGGTGCTGCTGTTTAATGCCACGGGGGAGCGCGACTCTGGCGCGCTGCTGAAGCTGCTGTGG CCGTgccactttgactttgctgTGTTCTGCCCCAACCTCACAGAAAGTGTCGCTTCATGCAGCATCG ATCAGCAGAACTTCAATGTGACCTTGGAGAACATGCTGACCCGCTGTTTGGACAGCCAGAGCAGCTGGCGGACCCTGAGTGGTCGTGGCGGACGGCTGGCCGACGACCAGCTGGTCTTCCAGAACCAGCTTCCCCTGGTGGCGGAGCAGAGGACTGACTCCCTGGTGTTCCCCTGCATCCTGAGCGCCCTCCAGTGGATCAGCCAAGGAAGAGAcccggtcctgggtgtgccgGATCAGCGAGTGGCCGCGGTGCAGCCTGGGGTGGCAGCCAGGGCCCAGGCACTACAGGAGGCGGCCAGCATCCAGGTTCTCATTACTGGCAGCCTGTACTTAGTGGGCGGGGCATTGACACATTTGGTACCGTCCTTGGCTTCTTAG